A region of the Phaeodactylum tricornutum CCAP 1055/1 chromosome 1, whole genome shotgun sequence genome:
AAAATTCACAATGTTTTTAGTTACGAGAATGACTTGGGTAAAACGAAGGTGTGTGAGATAGAATAGAGTGGGTGCAAGGACATGTGTGTTGTGTATGGGGTGGATGGGTGTATCGTTGTTCCCGACCGAACATGCTCGTCCAGGAGTCCAACGTGACGTGAGTGTCCCGTGATTGGACACTAGCCTCCCTTTCCTAcaactactactactagtagtagaagtagtagtagtggtagtaTCGAGCCGTGGCatcgtgtgtgtgtacgtgtCCAATTAGACGCTTTCCTTGACGATAACttccgtggcggcggcggcttcgacgACTTCCTTGGCGACTTCTTCCGCGGCCGCCACGGcgtcggcttcttcgtttttggccaaggcggctGCCTACAATAGCGAACCAAACGGTTTTCGCAACAAAAAAGGGATAGTTGGTGTGTGAGAAAAGGAGAGTACCATACACACGGTTGTACCGGGTAccgcaagaaaaagaaaaacaaagcCAGTAGTCCGAACTGCGGTGCAGTTGTTCTATTGGGCCGCCGCGCAACTCACGGACGCCTCTCCTTCCGTGGCGTCGTCACCAAccttttcggcttccttCTTTTGCCGTGCTTGTGCGGCTCGTTCGCGTCGTTTGCGATTTTTGGCTTCGAGTTCGTCGGGAGCGAGTCGCTGGTACCGCTCGCGTTCTAGTTTGGCGCGTCGCTCGTTGCGGTCCTTGGCCGAGTCGTTGGTGAGGGAATGGTAGCGGTTGCGCTCCCGTTCGCGTCGCTTCTGGCGTGATATTTCGGACTGTCGGTGGTACTGTTCGCGTCGCTTGGAGTTGTATACTTGTCGTTGCTCCGGCGTCATATTGGCGTACCGCTGCCGATCCTTGAGACGTCGCGAGGCGAGTTGATCTTCGTGCGTGTGTGCGCCTTTTTTGTGTGCGGGTTCGTCGGTCGAATGCTCGTGGGGGGAGACGTTGGCCGCGTGATTGTGGAGATCCGTGTTGCCCGGATGATTcttggtttcgtcgtcgacgttcTTCTCGCGGTACCGTTTGCGTCGTTGTTCGTTtttcttggcggcggcttggGCGGCATCTTGGCTGGCCCGGTCGGCGGCTTCGTGCACGGCGAGagcggcggcgttggcggcTGCCGTGACGTCCACGTCAACGGCGGCAGCTTCCACCGCTGCCGCGGCGGCTTTGGCAATCAATGCCGAAGTGGGATCCGTGTCGGCCGCAGCGGCGGCTGCCGCGGCTGcggcgacgtcgtcggcgtccGTGACGACTCCCACACCGCcttcgacgtcgtcgtcgtcgtcctggACGGGAGGAGGCGTCGTGTCTTCTGCCTTGATCATTGTGGTAGTATTGTCAATAGTAGTCAATGTTTGGTTGTGTTGCGGCGGGCTCGgtcaatcaatcaatcaatcaatcggtTGATGTTGGTCTAATCACACTGTGAAGATTGGTACGGCACGGACGGTGAGACTGCGGCGCTGCATCAACAACCATATCAACAACGGTTGGTATACGAGCAACGACAGCAGCTTGGTCCTCCGCAGCGTCGCACTGCAAGAGTCACCACATTGTCAACTACAACCACAAcgactacaacaacaacatcatctgcagcaacaacaactcTGCAACCATGTTGTCGGTACCCGAACGACACTACTAGTGTCTCTCTGTACCACAACAACCAAAACCCCCTCGTTCGGGACGGTCGGTCAAACGGTACCTACGATCCTATCATTCCCACTTACCAATTACGGAGCGTCGGTCTGTTGTTGCGTTCGATCAATATTACACTAATCAAATGGGCATGCAAGACCGTGGGAGGGGGAGGGGGATATAGGGGGGACAGCGATTCGGAAAAAGTAGGAAGGTCTGTCGAGGTTGGCTGGCACCACCAAACGGTCTGTTGTGGTCGCAACAAACAGAAATACGGTATGATACGGTAATTCGACGGAGAGAGACAGCGCGAAGCGTTTACCGTCCGTAGTTCGTAGTCCGTCTACGGGCGGGGCACGTAGCAGCTTGTACGGTAGAAAGAGAGATGGGAACGTAGGAACCACGACCAACAGACGTTCTTTTGTGTGTAGAAGTTCTACCGCTTCTACGAAGCCGACGTCCGTTGGCTTTGGCGAGCGGGCACCGTAGATCCCGGGTTGGAATCGCGTTGGCTGTAGAATTTCTACTATTCCCACGAAAGCGCACCGGAGTGGACGAAGAAAGTTGGTTGCCGCTGGAAGGACAGACACTCGACTGGAAAAAGGGGAATTAGGAATGTTGCCACAGTCTCTCTCTATATTACATATAGTTTCTCATGTTCTGGAATGACACATCACAATAATGACAGTGCACTATAGTGAAGTATCAATCATACCATCGATGCGATTCCA
Encoded here:
- a CDS encoding predicted protein translates to MVRIRRTPVVPSGEDSATANTNSSNTTTSTGRTHSNPLEYLDEHEQDALIGRMEADVDRQRTFVLQCFRGVGATAAVTSLVWCLWTEYRLGSHELTLASARTIRCTRWGHTALALVQNGWVSVQWSASGYTPWRVVLLILFVWSTAGSLWVRRSVRDDGMASDVWFHQCLGGGTLVVAAVAVFLHADDQRTRRDVQALRAARYRYKIWGVVPSTQWRSEWNRIDERDCGNIPNSPFSSRVSVLPAATNFLRPLRCAFVGIVEILQPTRFQPGIYGARSPKPTDVGFVEAVELLHTKERLLVVVPTFPSLFLPYKLLRAPPVDGLRTTDGKRFALSLSVELPYHTVFLFVATTTDRLVVPANLDRPSYFFRIAVPPISPSPSHDRRSVIVVVVVVDNVVTLAAEDTTPPPVQDDDDDVEGGVGVVTDADDVAAAAAAAAAADTDPTSALIAKAAAAAVEAAAVDVDVTAAANAAALAVHEAADRASQDAAQAAAKKNEQRRKRYREKNVDDETKNHPGNTDLHNHAANVSPHEHSTDEPAHKKGAHTHEDQLASRRLKDRQRYANMTPEQRQVYNSKRREQYHRQSEISRQKRRERERNRYHSLTNDSAKDRNERRAKLERERYQRLAPDELEAKNRKRRERAAQARQKKEAEKVGDDATEGEASAAALAKNEEADAVAAAEEVAKEVVEAAAATEVIVKESV